The Setaria italica strain Yugu1 chromosome IX, Setaria_italica_v2.0, whole genome shotgun sequence genome has a window encoding:
- the LOC101772167 gene encoding cyclin-J18-like isoform X2 → MEVEEDAVAAAAASAWPGSSRRRHLLQFLLHASKRLDLRPIVKYSALEFFAGRFLPELPRKLGFCGARSGRAVRSWLLEPLRDSNLELFALVAVWIASKIHDLRPLSVKSLKALGDRIIADQHFTCRDFANAELVFMEVVEHNIGSSSIAFVYLEDLLIHFREISKLGDLLDLDVCMEILDILYETEDTSLLFNSPCSLAASTLVAAYAISVPKQTWEFPILPWGLLHHMMRRKS, encoded by the exons ATGGAAGTCGAGGAGGacgcagtggcggcggcggcggcgagcgcgtggCCGGGTTCGTCcaggcgccgccacctccttcagTTCCTCCTCCACGCCTCCAAG CGGCTCGACCTCCGGCCCATCGTCAAGTACTCCGCGCTCGAGTTCTTCGCCGGACGCTTCCTCCCCGAGCTCCCGAG GAAGTTGGGGTTCTGCGGCGCGCGAAGCGGACGAGCCGTGAGGTCCTGGCTCCTCGAGCCCCTGAGGGACAGCAACCTGGAGCTCTTCGCGCTCGTTGCGGTGTGGATCGCCAGCAAG ATCCACGACCTGAGGCCGCTGTCAGTGAAGAGCCTCAAAGCGTTGGGCGATCGCATCATCGCCGACCAGCATTTCACGTGCCGAGACTTCGCGAATGCT GAATTGGTGTTCATGGAG GTAGTGGAGCATAACATTGGATCTTCAAGCATTGCTTTTGTATACCTGGAGGATCTTCTCATCCATTTCAG GGAAATATCAAAATTAGGTGATCTTTTGGATCTGGATGTGTGCATGGAAATTTTGGATATTCTGTATGAGACTGAAGATACCTCTTTACTTTTTAACTCTCCTTGCTCGCTTGCTGCTTCAACTCTT GTTGCTGCATATGCTATATCTGTTCCTAAGCAGACATGGGAGTTTCCAATCCTTCCTTGGG GTTTGCTACATCATATGATGAGGAGGAAATCATGA
- the LOC101771764 gene encoding uncharacterized protein LOC101771764 — protein MNRTAARRKRRLSPPRPRPLPPPRLLAVSVAFASTLLFLILVLLSTSPPTPPRRLASGRRSSSSSTALPRCGAAGLGELGDAMVSMLPKDLPFTVFVPSPGSFRRVLGLQQGRNASAAAEGDNDNTYAVLSRVLGFSAVPRRLLAADAPPRGTACLALALDSVSGLRIHASRDARGALVVNGVRSECVDVVRGEIVVHVIAGVLMDAEFERSFAVEASDS, from the coding sequence ATGaacaggacggcggcgaggaggaagcggaggcTCTCCCCGCCCAGGCCACGGCCCCTcccaccgccgcgcctcctTGCCGTGTCCGTCGCCTTCGCGTCCAcgctcctcttcctcatcctcgtGCTCCTCTCAACCTCCcctcccacgccgccgcgccggctcgCCAGCGGCAGGagatcctcctcctcatccacgGCGCTGCCCCGCTGCGGCGCCGCGGGCCTGGGTGAGCTCGGCGACGCGATGGTGTCCATGCTCCCCAAGGACCTCCCCTTCACCGTCTTCGTGCCGTCGCCGGGCTCGTTCCGCCGCGTCCTCGGGCTGCAGCAGGGGCGcaacgccagcgccgccgccgagggagACAACGACAACACCTACGCCGTCCTCTCCCGCGTGCTGGGCTTCTCCGCGGTGCCTCGGCGCCTGCTCGCCGCGGACGCACCGCCGCGCGGGACGGCGTGCCTCGCCCTCGCCCTGGACTCCGTGTCCGGGCTGAGGATCCACGCCTCCCGGGACGCGCGCGGGGCGCTCGTCGTCAACGGCGTGCGCTCCGAGTGCGTCGACGTCGTCAGGGGCGAGATCGTGGTGCATGTCATCGCGGGCGTCCTCATGGACGCCGAGTTTGAGCGCTCTTTCGCTGTGGAAGCATCTGACAGTTGA
- the LOC101772167 gene encoding cyclin-J18-like isoform X1, with translation MEVEEDAVAAAAASAWPGSSRRRHLLQFLLHASKRLDLRPIVKYSALEFFAGRFLPELPRKLGFCGARSGRAVRSWLLEPLRDSNLELFALVAVWIASKIHDLRPLSVKSLKALGDRIIADQHFTCRDFANAELVFMEVVEHNIGSSSIAFVYLEDLLIHFREISKLGDLLDLDVCMEILDILYETEDTSLLFNSPCSLAASTLVAAYAISVPKQTWEFPILPWVRFATSYDEEEIMKIVLTILLHVLKPDGIREKDKGDFDVRCLL, from the exons ATGGAAGTCGAGGAGGacgcagtggcggcggcggcggcgagcgcgtggCCGGGTTCGTCcaggcgccgccacctccttcagTTCCTCCTCCACGCCTCCAAG CGGCTCGACCTCCGGCCCATCGTCAAGTACTCCGCGCTCGAGTTCTTCGCCGGACGCTTCCTCCCCGAGCTCCCGAG GAAGTTGGGGTTCTGCGGCGCGCGAAGCGGACGAGCCGTGAGGTCCTGGCTCCTCGAGCCCCTGAGGGACAGCAACCTGGAGCTCTTCGCGCTCGTTGCGGTGTGGATCGCCAGCAAG ATCCACGACCTGAGGCCGCTGTCAGTGAAGAGCCTCAAAGCGTTGGGCGATCGCATCATCGCCGACCAGCATTTCACGTGCCGAGACTTCGCGAATGCT GAATTGGTGTTCATGGAG GTAGTGGAGCATAACATTGGATCTTCAAGCATTGCTTTTGTATACCTGGAGGATCTTCTCATCCATTTCAG GGAAATATCAAAATTAGGTGATCTTTTGGATCTGGATGTGTGCATGGAAATTTTGGATATTCTGTATGAGACTGAAGATACCTCTTTACTTTTTAACTCTCCTTGCTCGCTTGCTGCTTCAACTCTT GTTGCTGCATATGCTATATCTGTTCCTAAGCAGACATGGGAGTTTCCAATCCTTCCTTGGG TCAGGTTTGCTACATCATATGATGAGGAGGAAATCATGAAGATTGTTCTGACAATTCTCCTGCATGTGCTCAAACCAGACGGGATCAGAGAGAAGGACAAGGGAGATTTTGATGTCAGATGTTTATTGTGA
- the LOC101754732 gene encoding type IV inositol polyphosphate 5-phosphatase 9, producing the protein MLENQKQAEVLWPRLVANKLFRKPSGSHAFVADFPAADFPVADDDGAEFSDGGCSPDADASRCVKRPRPQERSKTLKYKLFASTWNVGGVAPPDDLDLSEWLDAGDGPYDVYVLGFQEVVPLRARNVLGADKTRVGMRWIELIRAALNRSSQRVGAGGGGDSGRQKVHPVRDGGASAGEELAREYRCVVSKQMVGILLTVWVRADLRRFVRRASVSCVGCGVMGCLGNKGAVSVRFWLHDTSFCAVCCHLASGGRDGDEAHRNADATEILARTTFPRGHALNLPHKILDHDRVILLGDLNYRISLPEAKTRLLVERRDWKTLLENDQLRAEVSRAGGAFRGWSEGDIAFSPTYKYYPNSDTYYGCGAGGGGRNKSEKRRAPAWCDRILWHGAGLWQTRYDRCESRLSDHRPVRAVFAVEVDAPRNLNSLRSFFMSERFDTARTSPAADRLLRKDHASSARFAETL; encoded by the exons CTGGTGGCCAACAAGCTCTTCCGGAAGCCCTCCGGCAGCCACGCCTTCGTCGCCGACTTCCCCGCCGCCGACTTCCCCGTCGCCGATGACGACGGCGCTGAGTTCAGCGACGGCGGGTGCAGCCCCGACGCGGACGCCAGCCGCTGCGTCAAGCGCCCGCGGCCGCAGGAGCGGAGCAAGACACTTAAGTACAA GCTGTTCGCGAGCACGTGGAACGTGGGTGGCGTGGCGCCGCCGGACGACCTGGACCTGTCGGAGTGGCTggacgccggcgacgggccCTACGACGTGTACGTGCTCGGGTTCCAGGAGGTGGTGCCGCTGCGCGCGCGCAACGTGCTGGGCGCGGACAAGACCCGCGTCGGGATGCGCTGGATCGAGCTCATCCGCGCCGCGCTCAACCGGTCCTCGCAGCGAgtgggagccggcggcggcggagatagCGGGAGGCAGAAGGTGCACCCGGTGCGCGACGGCGGTGCCAgcgccggcgaggagctggCGCGTGAGTACCGGTGCGTGGTGAGCAAGCAGATGGTGGGCATCCTGCTGACGGTGTGGGTGCGCGCCGACCTCCGCCGCTTCGTCCGCCGCGCCAGCGTCTCCTGCGTGGGGTGCGGCGTCATGGGGTGCCTCGGCAACAAGGGCGCCGTGTCCGTCCGGTTCTGGCTCCACGACACCAGCTTCTGCGCCGTGTGCTGCCACCTCGCGTCgggcggccgcgacggcgacgaggcgcaCCGCAACGCCGACGCCACGGAGATCCTCGCCCGGACGACCTTCCCCCGGGGGCACGCCCTCAACTTGCCCCACAAGATTCTAGACCACGA CCGGGTGATCCTGCTGGGGGACCTCAACTACAGGATCTCGCTGCCGGAGGCCAAGACGCGGCTGCTGGTGGAGCGCCGGGACTGGAAGACGCTGCTGGAGAACGACCAGCTGCGCGCCGAGGTGTcgcgggccggcggcgcgttCCGGGGCTGGAGCGAGGGCGACATCGCCTTCTCCCCCACCTACAAGTACTACCCGAACTCCGACACCTACTacggctgcggcgccggcggaggcggcaggaATAAGAGCGAGAAGCGGCGCGCGCCGGCGTGGTGCGACCGCATCCTGTGGCACGGGGCCGGGCTCTGGCAGACGCGATACGACCGCTGCGAGTCCCGGCTGTCGGACCACCGCCCCGTCCGCGCCGTCTTCGCGGTCGAGGTGGACGCGCCCAGGAACCTCAACTCGCTCAGGAGCTTCTTCATGTCCGAGAGGTTCGACACGGCCAGGACtagccccgccgccgaccggcTGCTCCGCAAGGACCACGCCAGCAGCGCCAGATTCGCAGAGACTCTCTGA